Proteins from one Polynucleobacter wuianus genomic window:
- the pufL gene encoding photosynthetic reaction center subunit L yields MAMLNFEKKYRVRGGTLIGGDLFDFWVGPFYVGFFGVTTIFFAFLGTAMILWGTSQAGVFNPWQINIAPPDLKYGLGVAPLMEGGLWQIITICALGAFGSWAMREVEISRKLGMGLHVPVAFSMAIFAYFTLVVIRPVLMGAWGYGFPYGILSHLDWVSNTGYQYLHFHYNPAHMIAVTLFFTTTLALALHGALILSSTNPQPGQPVKTPEHEDTFFRDIIGYSVGTLGIHRLGLFLALAAVFWSAVCIVISGPFWTKGWPEWWTWWLNLPIWG; encoded by the coding sequence CTTTTTGATTTCTGGGTAGGCCCTTTCTACGTCGGATTCTTTGGGGTAACCACTATATTCTTTGCATTCCTTGGGACTGCAATGATTCTTTGGGGCACATCTCAGGCAGGCGTTTTCAATCCTTGGCAAATAAATATTGCCCCTCCGGATCTGAAATATGGGTTAGGCGTAGCTCCTTTGATGGAGGGTGGATTATGGCAAATCATTACTATCTGCGCCTTAGGAGCATTTGGTTCTTGGGCAATGCGTGAGGTGGAAATTTCCCGAAAATTGGGAATGGGCCTTCATGTACCAGTTGCTTTTAGTATGGCCATCTTTGCGTATTTCACTTTGGTTGTAATTCGCCCAGTGTTAATGGGTGCATGGGGCTACGGTTTTCCTTATGGAATATTGAGTCATTTAGATTGGGTGTCGAATACTGGGTATCAGTATCTGCACTTTCATTACAACCCAGCCCACATGATTGCGGTAACACTGTTCTTTACAACAACATTAGCACTTGCGCTGCATGGAGCCTTGATCTTATCTTCCACGAATCCACAGCCTGGACAGCCGGTCAAAACTCCTGAGCACGAGGATACTTTCTTTAGAGACATTATTGGATATTCCGTTGGAACATTGGGCATTCATCGTCTTGGATTATTCCTAGCCTTAGCGGCGGTATTTTGGAGTGCTGTTTGTATTGTTATTAGTGGCCCCTTCTGGACAAAGGGTTGGCCTGAATGGTGGACATGGTGGTTGAATTTGCCAATCTGGGGTTAG